In Paenibacillus dendritiformis, the DNA window CATGTCAATGTGACAGCGGTCCGCCGTAAAAATAAGGAAATTACGTTTTATGAAATTCCGCGCGAAGACAAGCCGTGGCTTACCGCTTTGAAGAAGATACCCTTTATCCGCGGGTTCGTCAGTCTGTTGGATGCGAGCGGCAAGGGATACCAGCATTTGACTTACGCGGCGGAGAAGTATGCCGAGGACGAGGAAGGCGAGGATGCGGCCGAACAAGGCAAAGACGATGGCAAATGGAATCTCGTCATGATTATCGGGGTCGCAGCCGTCGGCGTTCTGTCGCTTATTTTCAGCAAAGTCATCTTTACCGCCGTTCCCGTCGTCATCGAGCAATTTTTATTCGGAAAAGCATTCGATAATCGGGTCATTCATACGCTGATTGAAGGCATTATTAAAATCATTTTCCTGCTTGCCTACTTGTGGCTGATCGCCAAGACGCCGATTATCCGAAGACTTTTCCAATATCATGGCGCGGAACACAAGGTGATCAGCGCCTATGAAGCCGGGCTGGAGCTGACGGTGCAGAACGTGCAGAAATTCAGCACGCTTCATTACCGCTGCGGA includes these proteins:
- a CDS encoding DUF1385 domain-containing protein codes for the protein MSEQQNRSIYGGQAVIEGVMFAGKHVNVTAVRRKNKEITFYEIPREDKPWLTALKKIPFIRGFVSLLDASGKGYQHLTYAAEKYAEDEEGEDAAEQGKDDGKWNLVMIIGVAAVGVLSLIFSKVIFTAVPVVIEQFLFGKAFDNRVIHTLIEGIIKIIFLLAYLWLIAKTPIIRRLFQYHGAEHKVISAYEAGLELTVQNVQKFSTLHYRCGSSFIILSVIVGVVIYSFIPYDNLWERIYPRLLLIPVVMGVAYEFLRLTNALRDVPVLRWLGYPGLWLQLLTTKQPTDDQVEVSIASFNRMRELDQELSAKKAAS